The Panicum hallii strain FIL2 chromosome 5, PHallii_v3.1, whole genome shotgun sequence genome contains the following window.
CTGAATGCAAATGCCATAGATCTCTCTACTAAATACAAACTTTTCTTCAGGATTCAACTAGCAATCAATGTCCAAATCCCAGTGGAATATGGTGGCCTTGGTGGGAAAGCAGTTTATATTGGTAAATGACTTCACAGAAGGACACCTATCATCTTGTGTCTTATTGAGAAAGCCCAATAGCAATTTTCTTTTTCATAACAGACACGGAGGGCAGTTTCATGGTTGAACGTGTCTATCAAATTGCTGAAGGTTGTATCAGTGACATACTGGAGCACTTTCCGCACAGCCATGGTAAGTCTTCTTCTGGCCAAAAACAACTGCAGCCTGAGCATTTCCTTGCAGACATCTATTACTTCCGAATATGCAGCTATACTGAACAGATTGCTGCTATAAACTACCTGGAAAAATTCCTCGGGGAGCATAAAGATGTGAGTTTCTGAACAGTTGACTTCTCTAGTTTAACTTGAATACCTGAATTTTCCATTGTTTTGTCAACAtttttcatcaaattgatgAAGTTCTTTTGCAATAGGGCAACCGTAATATGCAGTTTTTTTTCTCCCATCATCTTTTGCAATAGGGCAATACGCAACAGTTAACGTAGCATTTCAAAAATAAGTATTTGTTTATCTACTTTACAGGTGCGTATAGTTATTATTGATAGTGTCACTTTCCACTTTCGACAAGATTTTGATGATCTGGCTCTGCGGACCAGAGTGCTCAGTGGATTGTCATTGAAGCTAATGAAGATTGCAAAGGCATTCAACTTGGCGGTAATATTCTGATCATGTTTATGAAGGGCGCACACTTGTGATGCTGCAACTACCGTCATGTATTATTTCTTATCGTCTTATCGTCTTGTTTTGTTGAGCAGGTTGTCTTGTTGAACCAAGTCACTACTAAATTTACAGAAGGATCATTTCAATTGACTCTTGCTCTAGGTCAGTTATTATTCACACAATCATAACCCCGTTTTTTATCTTTAAATCATTTTTGGATACTTATGGTAGTTCACAGAACAACTACTgttaaaaaaaaatcataatCACGTGATTTTATTACCAAGATTACACCTTTCTATACTCGTGCATTTCCAATGCCCGCTGAAATGCTTATGAGCTTGGAGTTTTTACCTAACTACAAGCAAAACTTTGATCCATTCCAATCATGTAGCTCTCTACAAGTGTTGCGATAAGGTGGTGCAGATGAAATTAACAGTATATAAATAACTGGCCAAGTTACATGCTAAAAATTGAAACTGGAGTTGTGGTTTTCACACAATCATAGCATGTGTACGTCTATTGTTAATTAATGCACACCATATTTTATGGCTCCATGGAATCAAGCAGTGTGATATTATGTGCGTTGATAGCACAGTGGCAGCAATCCTCAAATTTAGCTTTGGTTAATTTCTAAATAATTTAGTTGTTATCGTAAAATAAAAAAAACTTTTGATTGATTGGATTTATTTAGACCTGCTCTTGTATGTGGGAGGTCTGGTATCTATTTGAGGCAAGCAATGAGGATGAATTAGTATAATCCCTGCCCCCATGTTCGTCATTCCATCATATAGTGTCCTCTCATCACAAGCAGACTCTGCTACGGCTTACCATCCTGGTGGTGTTTAACCTCCTCATCTAAGGATCAGAACCTGTGGATTCTTCGTTTCTGATCTCAATTAATCAGATAACTTCTGTTGTcaatctcaaaaaaaaaagataactTCTGTTGTCATTTCCTTCTTTTTTTTATTAGTTAATGTGGGCATTTATAGAGGCCTCATAGAGAACACGGTCCAGTAACTTCATCGGTTATTCATATTTGTATCCATGTTCATGTCATCATTATTACTTTTTGTAAAAGCAGAATGGTCCTCTTTATCTGAATTGGAAACAAGATATATACAATCAGACAAGTCTGCATATAATGCACATAGCTTCAAGTTACATAAACCTGTTCCTTCGGATTAGTTAGAAACAGCTTTCCATGCCGAGTACTGATATAATCGTAAACTAATTATAGTTCTGATGGTCCAAGTGATGACAATAACTAGAAATTTTTCCCGTGTGCTTGGATGGATATTTGGCAAAATTAGTTTTCAAGTAGATGGTTAATTTTGTGgtttatttcttttttttttgtcgcAGCATGTTTCTCTTTTGAATATTTCTTGGATTGGACACCTGAACTGTGTTTTCCAAGATATGGGGATAACTATCTTTGCTATGCAGGTGACAGCTGGTCCCACTCGTGCACAAATCGACTGATTCTGTACTGGAATGGGAATGATCGGTATGCATACCTGGACAAATCTCCTTCACTTCCAGTAGCTTCAGCTCCATATGCAGTGACAGGCAAAGGGGTGAGGGATGCTGTGAGTTCGAATCACAAGAGAGTCCGAGTAACGTAGCAAACTTGGTGCCCAACTCCTGTATCTCCAGTTCTCCACAATGCACTTGCTGCTAAATTAACCGCGTTCCTTCACCGTGGATCTTTTGGACAAATTAGGTGATTGGTGGATATTGGTAGAGAATCCTACCATTTTGCAAATTCTCGATTGCTTTTTGATGTAAACCAGAAATTGGTTGACCCATCGTTAACTCGAATACATTATCAACTCTCGTGTCTGAAACGGACTACCAGCTCATTCAGGGGGCTCGGACCTATCTTGTTCATTTCTGTATATATAGTAACCCATTTTGTCCCAGCATCTTCTTTTGCTGTCAGCTCAAATTAGACTCAGTTGCAACAAAATTTCCATCGATGCAAAATTTGGACAATGCCCTAGAATAATTGAGACTGGAAATCCTCATGTTTTCGTCTGGGAAATCAGCGCCATCCTGAAAATTTAGGCAAAAGTAGGCTGGCCACCTGCATCTCCAAGAGCGGCTAAAAGAAAAGTCCAAAAAAACTAGTTTTGAGACCTTACCAAAAGTTATTGGGAGCTAAGAAAAAGTGCTCCACGTCTTtcgaaaaaaataaaataaaaaaagtgCTCCACCAACGGTTCCCAAAAATTGATTCCCAAAATAGATTTCATTTCTTCCACGTCATAAGTCACCATTTCCAGCTCATGAATTTTTGTACAGGATCTACCAAACGACGCGCTCCTGCTATCCTTGACGAAGCTAATCGGGATTCATGCCAAGGGGGAAAAAGACGCAGCCGTGGTCACGCGGGCAGGGTCGGCGCCCAGCTGAGAGCCTGCGAACCGCCACGAAGCGGCCGAGGAGCGCGCGAGCCGCGGGATAGGGAGCGCTAGCGAGGGAGGGGAATCTAGCTCCGTTTGCCGCTAGTTTTGGGCGTGCGATTAAATTGGGCTAGTCACTCTTGAAGATGCTCCGATCTTAGTTTTAGCACGCTGCTTGCTCACAGCGCTTGGCATGTGAGAATCTCGATATTAGTCATACAGGTGACGTCATGGCTTCACGGAAACTTTCCGAGGATTGCATATGGGATTGGACCATGACACCCTGGGAGGGGAGGCGGTGGATTAGGTGTTTTAAAAATTAAAGCTCCAAGTATAAAAAActattttaaatttatctagATATGTATTAGATTTACTGTTGGAGCTGGTTATTTCTCGTTTCAAACCGGTTTTTAAGATTTTATTTTAGCCACTCTTGAAGATGCTCCGATCTTAGTTTTAGCACGCTGCTTGCTCACAGCGCTTGGCATGTGAGAATCTCGATATTAGTCATACAGGTGACGTCATGGCTTCACGGAAACTTTCCGAGGGTTGCATATGGGATTGGACCATGACACCCTGGGAGGGGAGGCGGTGGATTAGGTGTTTTAAAAATTAAAGCTCCAAGTATAAAAAACTATTTTAAATTCATCTAGATATGTATTAGATTTTTCTATATATTGTTATATCTACGTATAAAAGTTTTGTATTCTGAGTTCTAATTCTATAAACTACACATGACAATTATAGAAATGGTAAACGCGGAATGTAAAGTGCAATAATAATGTGTAAAGTAAAAGGAGTAGAGAATGCAATCACTTGGCACGACTACTTTTTACCAAAATATCGAAAAACTCTTGCTTCCCCTAGTTTTCGTTGGAGTCCCTCACGAGAGAATGCCCGTGAAAGGGCTAAGCTCCTAGTAAAGTAGTAAAGTAATTTCGTGATAGTCGATGGATCTTCCCATGCGCAAGGGGATCTCTGCCTTACCTCTTCCGGATGCTACTCGTCGTCTTCACTCTATAGAGCTTTGGCAGAACACTAAGGGTCTCTCCTCACTCTCACAAGCACCCGCGGTCGCTCCATAAATTCAGTTGGACGCTCTTGTAGGACTTATGAGCTCCAGAGTTACAACTCTTAGTGTGTGCAAGCACCAACAACGAAGAGGTGGCAAACTTCATCTAACTCTTGGCTAACACCCAAAGCAATTTGCTAAGCAGCCTAAACTAGCACTAATCAAGCCCTAAGATTTTTTCTAATTACCTTAATCTTCTCTTGTGTACTTTAGTGGATAGAGCACTTAAATATGTGTGGGAGCCAAGCCTATAGCTTCTTCAGATTTTAACACCCTTTGAATGGCCGGTCATACGATGTATGTATAGTTACAACTAAGAAATTAGCCGTTGGAACTTATGGCTGCAATTCTGCACATCACTGACTGATTCGGTGGTGCAGAGGTGGTGAGGTGTTATCACCGAATATCGGTGATTGCCGTGTCGACTATCCGTTAGTCCGCTGGCTTACGGCTTCCTATGCGTTACCGACTAATTTAGTGATGGCTTCAATAGACATGGCCGAATGAGTCGGTCATTCCAGAACCGTTCTTCTTTCTTCCAGCATCACCGACTGATTCGGTGGTGACTTTCGTGGACATGACCTAACGAGTCGGTCATTCTTTGAGGCGATTTGCCGATAACACCGACTAGTTTGATGGTACCAGACAAGCGTTTTTTTTTGCACTTCGCAAACCAGGCTAGGTGGCTGCCCAAGGAATCAAACATAGGTTTGTCACGCGAAGAACTCGTGCTTGTCCTCCGCTTGTGCTTTCCAGAGATTGCCGATGCATTGAAACTTGAGCATGACCCTTGGATCTTATTTCCAACTGATGAAAGTATATAACTTTATTAGGGCGATCAGCTTCGTCATGTCGAATTTCCTCTAGCGTGTGGTGCTAGCTAGAGTCAACCTGCCAGCATTAGTGAGAATACATGCTTTGCTTCACCCCAGAAAAAGAGAATACATATTCCTTGAGCGTGCATCCTTGCTCCGTCTATAAGAGAAAGAAGAGGTCGTGAGGACTGCCGAGAACCAAGAGAGAATTCAGCATGGAGGGCGCGGCGCGGACCCTGGTGACCAAATTTGGGCTCCTGGTCGGTGAGGAGTTCCAGAAGCTCCGCGGCGTGGGCGGCGAGGTTGCTCACCTCAGGGACGAGCTGGCCACCATGAACGCCCTCCTCCGCATGCAGTCTGAAGCAGAGCAGGGTGCTGTGGACCACTTCCTACGGGAGTGGATGAAGCAGCTGCGAGAGCTCGCCTACGACGCCGAGGACTGCATCGACCTCTACTTCCTCCGCATCAGGTGCCGTCCTGGCGGCGGCTTCCTCGTCTGGTCCAAGCTTCCTTGCAACGCTTCTGCCTCGCCGTCGCCTCGCGGACGATATCTATCAGGGCCCTCCGCGCCCGTGCTGCCGCCATCGACGAGCAGCATGCTCGTTACGGCGTCAGCCTCGAGCCGCTGAGGCGCCCTCGTCTAGCCCAGGTGcctgtggcggcggcggcgtcgcatGGGCTCCTTCGCCCTGCAAATGATGACCCCAACAATCAGCTCGTCGGCATAGAGGGCCAGGTCGACACCCTGGCAGAGATGGTGAAGGCGGTGAGCGAGAAAGATGGAGTGGCTGACATGAGACTAAAGGTGTTCGCCATTGTGGGGTTCGGAGGGCTCGGAAAGACGACGCTGGCCATGGAGGTGTGCCGGCAGCTGGAGGCGGAGTTCCAGCACCAAGCGCAAGTGTCCGTGTCCCAAGCGTTCGATGGCACCaaggacctcaagggacttCTGAGGCGAGTGCTGCAGCAGATCGTGAACCCTACAGTACATGGTGGCCACGGCATCAGGGAAGAGAACAGCTTGGGGAACATGGACAGCATGGACGAGGACGCGCTGGCCAGCAAGCTTGAAGGGGCTCTCAAGAACAAGAGGTACCCCAGTCACTCATAAACTGAATATGACCACACACATATAATCACATACAACTGATTAAAACGAACCGGATTCTTGTAAACGAGAATCCAGCTCCCTAGCATACCATAGTGATACATACTCCCAGAAACCATCTTAGCCGAATATCACATATTTAAGTGGCTCAAACCAGAATATCACCATAGTGATAGTCTCAGAATACATCGATAAACATCACAATATTTAATTTATTACGATCAAGAGATAATGGAAATACGAGTCTGATACATGCCCCTTGAGCTGAACGACAAGCGGAGATCAAACGTTGTGGTAGCTAGGCTCTAGGCCTTTATCTTCATCTCGACGAAACTCCACCATAGGAATGACTTGAGCGAATTACCACCCGTCGTCGTTGTACTTGTGGCCTGAGCCGAAACCTGCAAACTCAGGAGCTGCCCCAATCACATCACCATCCGTATGGGCAATCTGTAAGTGGCTCAAACTAGTATATCAAAAACAAGGAGCATAGACTAGGGTTTTCTATGCCAGagctaaaatataaataacAGTAGTTCTCTCCAACCCAACATTCCTATCTCACCATAACTAATGCTATCCCCAGCACTCCAGTCCCCACGCCATTCTAACTTTAACTTAGCAATCACTAATTGATGGAAAGGCTCCCGCCCTTCCCATCACAACAGCCAACGCTGGATCCTTATATACCCTTAGTTTTAAATGGGAAAGGTAGAAATATTTCGAAACAATGATAGAAAGAAGAATCCATAGCAGGTGTCCATGATCGAGGACACAGCTACATGTATAGTTTAGACTCTGCAGAGTTTGTATACCAGGACCCACTCGGGATAAAGACTCTGCAGAGTTTGTATATCAGGACCCACTCGGGATGAAGGTGGAAGCTAGCCAACTAAGACACATTCCGTAGCACGAGTAATGTTACCCTTATGCTTCCCCAGGCTTGGGGACCCTCACACCCTAGGCAATTCCATAGCGATTGTGACAACCTCTCCACCACATCAATCATGGGTCTGTTGTCCATCAGGGAGCAAAGGCCATTACCAGTCCTTTATATAATAATCCGCTCGACTCTACAGTCCATGTACCATACTTGATAGGCTGGCTGGAATCCATTCAACTCATGTAAGCGGTGTGCACACTAATTCTTCAATGAGTTCTAGAGATGTAATTTATAAATTATGAAGTATATAATTGAaaatttacattacaagagaaCCAAAGGAGCACTAGATAATTCCAATTTCTATTCTATTGGGTAGAGCATGATTTTACAAAGATAATAATAAAACTGGCTTCATAGTTTTTGAGTTAAATTTAATTAGATATGAATTTTTGAAGTTTATAATATTTTCTAGATTTTCAAATAAATATTGAAAATAAAAATACGAGGAGGGTGCCACATGGCACACATAGATTCATCACGCTAAAGTCGTCATGTGGGTCTAGGACCCCGACATCGACAGTGGGTCTTGCTGATATCAGCATTGACCGGTGAAAGTTAGTAGTCAATGGGGTCAACTTGATCCGACATGTTAGCATGtggtgtcagacccggagccacgggactgtgtatataatgtagtttaaagaggtttaagagattaaatccatcttatctcttattcatcttgtttatctcttatttatcccgtttaaataggagataaagctaactgatacagaaggaatctactcgagatatgttctgatacgattccttagctggtgttggttagtatccttgtaaccctggcctctcggatatacaagggaggacagggaccctctcaaaacaggatctctagatcattctacaccaaacgcaatacaaatcaccatacaggatgtagggtattacgcatcttgcggcccgaacctgtctaagttttgtgtttcttgcaccttcgagttcctgatctcgacgtctcctcacctaaacttaccaccttgggtataccctcggtgggcagccggtaaaacaccgttagctggcgcgccaggtaggggagcgcgtcgaagatccaccgacgagctcgatggcatctttccgattcaccaggtcagttccctcccagggcatgacatttgtttttggcttgtgggtctgcatcgcagatggtgtgggcgatttcCGGCAATTCCTCGTCGatatgaagccaaagactcccaTGGCGGATcttcgcagcgacctcgacaagttcgttatGATCTTGACGACTTGTCGATCCATGCATCCGTTGCAAAGATCAAGATGGAGTTAGCCCCTGggtcgacttcatccggcgctgcggcaacttcccttgggttggaatcATTCCAATCTAGGGGATCGCGTAGCCGATCCCGACTCGGTTCACGCaatccggccactgatcttcaggaggctgACCTCTCCAGGTCCTTCTCTGCATTAGAGAGGGACCTGGACTCTCCACTCCAGTTTGGAGGGCCTGAAGCCACTGCATggcggggggcttcgggttgttttggcgccagtgatatGA
Protein-coding sequences here:
- the LOC112891646 gene encoding DNA repair protein RAD51 homolog 3 isoform X2, which produces MSYTGSAPASSSLYWKGMESSGDPHPPILAGAQNAWDMLSDEQSQKHITTGSGDLNNILGGGIHCKEVTEIGGVPGVGKTQLGIQLAINVQIPVEYGGLGGKAVYIDTEGSFMVERVYQIAEGCISDILEHFPHSHDVRIVIIDSVTFHFRQDFDDLALRTRVLSGLSLKLMKIAKAFNLAVVLLNQVTTKFTEGSFQLTLALGDSWSHSCTNRLILYWNGNDRYAYLDKSPSLPVASAPYAVTGKGVRDAVSSNHKRVRVT
- the LOC112891646 gene encoding DNA repair protein RAD51 homolog 3 isoform X3, which translates into the protein MSYTGSAPASSSLYWKGMESSGDPHPPILAGAQNAWDMLSDEQSQKHITTGSGDLNNILGGGIHCKEVTEIGGVPGVGKTQLGIQLAINVQIPVEYGGLGGKAVYIDTEGSFMVERVYQIAEGCISDILEHFPHSHDFDDLALRTRVLSGLSLKLMKIAKAFNLAVVLLNQVTTKFTEGSFQLTLALGDSWSHSCTNRLILYWNGNDRYAYLDKSPSLPVASAPYAVTGKGVRDAVSSNHKRVRVT
- the LOC112891646 gene encoding DNA repair protein RAD51 homolog 3 isoform X1, with product MSYTGSAPASSSLYWKGMESSGDPHPPILAGAQNAWDMLSDEQSQKHITTGSGDLNNILGGGIHCKEVTEIGGVPGVGKTQLGIQLAINVQIPVEYGGLGGKAVYIDTEGSFMVERVYQIAEGCISDILEHFPHSHGKSSSGQKQLQPEHFLADIYYFRICSYTEQIAAINYLEKFLGEHKDVRIVIIDSVTFHFRQDFDDLALRTRVLSGLSLKLMKIAKAFNLAVVLLNQVTTKFTEGSFQLTLALGDSWSHSCTNRLILYWNGNDRYAYLDKSPSLPVASAPYAVTGKGVRDAVSSNHKRVRVT